In Drosophila bipectinata strain 14024-0381.07 chromosome 2R, DbipHiC1v2, whole genome shotgun sequence, one genomic interval encodes:
- the loopin-1 gene encoding cytosol aminopeptidase encodes MPSYKDIHLVRAGFRLAAMNGSYRAFASPLMRGYATKCKNPKGVVVGIYAKEGDKSIKTTGGAVQLDDELGGKLMTLIRERGMNGKAGKGLLFSGFEGEYNTVAVVGVGPQGAAYNENEELDEGMENVRIAAGTGARALQLQGMVEVHVDAMDYPEQAAEGAALAVWRYNANKRKKNRTHTPKLDMYGKGDRDAWVRGLFKAESQNLARRLSDTPANMMTPSIFAQAAVDALCPCGVTVEVRSMDWIEDMNLNSFLMIAKGSCEPPLLLECSYCGTAPEDRPVLMLGQGLTFHSGGLCLKPKKGMDKYRGAMAGAAVCVGVLRAAAALSLPINITAVMPLCEHMPSGMAVKCGDVVTLLNGTTLGIKNVGNAPVVQLADPLLYAQATYKPKLVLDIGPVAMGVNYAVGGGASGLWTTSKSVWQNFRKAGGLTGDRIWRFPLFKYYKQIVNNNITYDLCNTGKGPSTSCLAAAILHSLVPCVDWAHLDIRGTGLTTKINVLPYLLKNSMTGRPTRTVIQFMYQMACTQ; translated from the coding sequence ATGCCGTCCTACAAGGATATCCATTTGGTGCGCGCCGGTTTCCGGCTAGCGGCTATGAATGGAAGCTATCGCGCTTTCGCCTCGCCCCTGATGCGCGGCTATGCCACCAAGTGCAAGAACCCTAAGGGCGTGGTCGTGGGCATCTATGCTAAGGAGGGCGACAAGTCTATCAAGACTACCGGCGGTGCTGTTCAGCTGGACGACGAGCTTGGCGGCAAGCTGATGACGCTGATCCGAGAGCGCGGCATGAACGGCAAGGCCGGGAAGGGGCTGCTGTTCAGCGGCTTCGAGGGCGAGTACAACACCGTGGCCGTGGTGGGTGTCGGCCCACAAGGAGCTGCCTATAACGAGAACGAGGAGCTGGACGAGGGCATGGAGAATGTGCGCATTGCCGCTGGAACCGGCGCACGTGCCCTCCAGCTCCAGGGCATGGTTGAAGTGCACGTCGACGCCATGGACTACCCGGAGCAGGCGGCCGAGGGCGCTGCCCTGGCCGTGTGGCGGTACAATGCCAACAAGCGCAAGAAGAACCGCACCCACACCCCCAAGCTGGACATGTACGGCAAAGGTGATCGCGACGCCTGGGTGCGGGGTCTCTTCAAGGCAGAGTCCCAGAATCTGGCGCGCCGTCTGTCCGACACTCCGGCCAACATGATGACTCCCTCCATCTTCGCCCAGGCCGCCGTCGACGCCCTGTGCCCTTGCGGTGTCACCGTCGAAGTCCGTTCCATGGACTGGATCGAGGACATGAACCTGAACTCCTTCCTGATGATCGCCAAGGGATCCTGCGAGCCTCCCCTGCTGCTGGAGTGCAGCTACTGCGGCACTGCCCCCGAAGATCGCCCCGTCCTGATGCTGGGCCAGGGCCTGACCTTCCACAGCGGCGGTCTGTGCCTGAAGCCAAAGAAGGGAATGGACAAGTACCGCGGCGCCATGGCCGGAGCCGCGGTCTGCGTGGGGGTCCTTCGAGCAGCTGCCGCCCTGTCCCTGCCAATAAACATCACTGCTGTGATGCCGTTGTGCGAACATATGCCCTCCGGCATGGCCGTAAAGTGCGGCGATGTGGTGACTCTTCTGAACGGCACTACCTTGGGCATCAAAAATGTGGGCAACGCTCCGGTCGTCCaactggccgatcctctgctgTACGCCCAGGCCACATACAAGCCAAAGCTTGTCCTTGACATCGGCCCCGTGGCCATGGGCGTGAACTACGCCGTGGGCGGTGGAGCCAGCGGTCTCTGGACCACCTCCAAGTCTGTGTGGCAGAACTTCCGTAAGGCGGGCGGCCTCACTGGCGACCGCATCTGGCGCTTCCCCCTGTTCAAGTACTACAAGCAGATCGTGAACAACAACATAACCTACGACCTCTGCAATACCGGAAAAGGTCCTTCCACTTCCTGCCTAGCTGCTGCTATACTGCACTCTCTGGTGCCCTGCGTGGACTGGGCCCATTTGGATATTCGCGGCACCGGATTAACCACCAAGATTAATGTTCTACCCTACCTACTTAAAAACTCGATGACCGGCCGGCCAACACGTACCGTCATCCAATTCATGTACCAGATGGCTTGCACCCAGTAG